In Zingiber officinale cultivar Zhangliang chromosome 8B, Zo_v1.1, whole genome shotgun sequence, a single genomic region encodes these proteins:
- the LOC122016242 gene encoding uncharacterized protein LOC122016242: protein MTRSGGFSLGETFQSSLQQQQLHTTTTHSLSLPRVFIKYLFLHGLMSLPRGSLSTAVQHVIMPKHQYLYINCISPNFSYQPCFMSSTECWKRLTWKNQQVKKRSPMKFYKLKILMGLELTIITCNPTWHEPPSQVPSLLTIVH from the exons ATGACACGATCTGGTGGATTTAGCTTAGGAGAAACTTTTCAATCTAGCCTTCAGCAACAGCAACTGCATACTACCACAACCCATAGTTTGAGCCTGCCAAGGGTCTTTATAAAATATTTGTTTCTCCATGGTCTGATGAGCCTGCCAAGGGGGAGCTTGAGTACTGCAGTCCAACATGTTATTATGCCAAAACACCAGTACCTCTACAT CAACTGCATTTCTCCAAATTTCAGCTATCAACCTTGTTTTATGTCTTCTACAG AATGTTGGAAAAGGTTGACATGGAAGAATCAGCAAGTGAAaaagaggagtccaatgaaattctacaagttgaagattttgatggggcttgagttgacaataattacttgcaatcctacatggcatgaaccaccatcacaagttcCTAGTCTTTTGACAATTGTTCATTAG